The following proteins are co-located in the Macadamia integrifolia cultivar HAES 741 chromosome 3, SCU_Mint_v3, whole genome shotgun sequence genome:
- the LOC122074517 gene encoding peptidyl-prolyl cis-trans isomerase: MANPKVFFDMSVGGAPAGRIVMELYADVTPRTAENFRALCTGEKGAGRSGKPLHFKGSSFHRVIPGFMCQGGDFTAGNGTGGESIYGNKFADENFVKKHTGPGILSMANAGPNTNGSQFFICTAKTEWLDGKHVVFGQVVEGLDVVKAVEKVGSSNGRTSKPVVIADCGQLS, from the coding sequence ATGGCTAACCCTAAGGTCTTCTTCGACATGTCCGTCGGCGGTGCTCCCGCTGGTCGAATAGTGATGGAGCTTTACGCCGATGTCACCCCTCGTACTGCGGAGAACTTCCGTGCTCTTTGCACCGGAGAGAAAGGAGCTGGCCGGAGCGGCAAGCCCCTGCACTTCAAGGGCTCTTCCTTCCACCGTGTGATCCCAGGGTTCATGTGTCAGGGAGGAGATTTCACCGCCGGAAATGGTACCGGAGGCGAGTCGATCTACGGTAACAAGTTCGCCGACGAGAACTTCGTGAAGAAGCATACTGGTCCTGGTATTCTGTCCATGGCTAACGCGGGGCCGAACACCAACGGATCTCAGTTCTTTATTTGCACTGCGAAGACCGAGTGGCTCGATGGGAAGCACGTGGTGTTCGGACAGGTTGTTGAAGGGCTGGACGTTGTGAAGGCGGTCGAGAAGGTCGGTTCTTCGAATGGGAGGACATCCAAGCCAGTTGTGATCGCTGATTGCGGTCAGCTCTCTTGA